From Candidatus Methanoplasma cognatum, one genomic window encodes:
- the endA gene encoding tRNA-intron lyase, with product MPGELREDTVVIEDQKEGTQLYNKGNFGYPMRGGGLELDLIEATFLVECERLQVMKDGSPMPFGEIFRHSSTQFDKFDISYLVYRDMRNRGFVVKAESGLFDLSVFPRGSTMSNSRPLYLVRAVSERETLDLETFSEEVSHTESKGKKLLYGVVDEEGDITYYHMSTKNLSGSAFHTSSKYAAKGVQMGERVLVFEEGQIEHLRGKGFYGKMMGSVLQLSLIECCFLMEMGDIEVTSQSGDRMSAEEIAELGARTQEEFGLRLDAFGDLKRRGMVVKTGFKYGAHFRVYEGSPDEGHAKYLVHSVPRDKVMMWPEISRTVRLSGGVKKEILFCRTGDPMEYLEFKWFRP from the coding sequence ATGCCCGGGGAACTGCGCGAAGACACAGTGGTCATTGAGGATCAGAAGGAGGGGACCCAACTTTACAACAAGGGAAACTTCGGTTATCCGATGAGAGGAGGCGGTCTGGAGCTGGATCTTATCGAAGCGACGTTCCTGGTGGAATGCGAAAGGCTCCAGGTGATGAAAGATGGCTCGCCGATGCCATTCGGGGAGATATTCAGGCATTCTTCGACACAGTTCGACAAGTTCGACATATCTTATCTGGTATACCGCGATATGAGGAACCGCGGTTTCGTCGTAAAGGCGGAAAGCGGCCTTTTCGACCTTTCGGTCTTCCCCAGGGGTTCCACGATGAGCAACTCCCGTCCGCTTTATCTCGTAAGGGCGGTCTCCGAAAGAGAGACCCTGGATCTGGAAACTTTCTCGGAAGAGGTGTCGCATACCGAAAGCAAGGGGAAGAAGCTTCTCTATGGGGTCGTGGACGAGGAAGGCGACATAACATACTATCACATGTCCACAAAGAATCTGAGCGGCAGCGCTTTCCACACATCGTCAAAGTATGCCGCAAAAGGCGTTCAGATGGGAGAAAGGGTGCTGGTGTTCGAAGAAGGTCAGATCGAGCATCTGAGGGGAAAAGGATTCTACGGGAAAATGATGGGCAGCGTTCTTCAGCTGTCGCTCATCGAATGCTGCTTCCTTATGGAGATGGGGGACATCGAGGTAACGTCCCAGTCAGGAGACAGGATGTCCGCGGAGGAGATAGCGGAACTCGGAGCAAGGACCCAGGAGGAGTTCGGGCTCAGGCTCGATGCGTTCGGGGACCTCAAGAGGAGAGGAATGGTCGTAAAGACCGGATTCAAGTACGGCGCGCATTTCAGAGTGTACGAGGGGTCGCCCGACGAGGGCCACGCAAAATACCTGGTGCATTCCGTTCCCAGAGACAAAGTTATGATGTGGCCGGAGATATCCAGGACCGTCAGACTGTCCGGTGGAGTGAAAAAAGAGATACTCTTTTGCCGGACAGGGGACCCGATGGAATATTTGGAATTCAAATGGTTCAGGCCGTGA
- a CDS encoding nucleotidyltransferase domain-containing protein yields the protein MSPATKKRHSIDELRSIVTPVAERYGVGKVYLFGSVARGDYGESSDYDFCIELGKIRDLFVLSEFFLDLQDAVGSEIDLVDIKAANPDLLSSILSEGVVVYEE from the coding sequence ATGTCCCCGGCAACCAAAAAAAGACACTCCATCGATGAGCTGAGGTCCATAGTTACTCCAGTGGCAGAGAGGTACGGTGTGGGAAAAGTATATCTTTTCGGTTCGGTCGCCAGAGGGGACTATGGGGAAAGCAGCGATTATGATTTCTGTATCGAGCTTGGCAAGATAAGGGACCTATTTGTCTTATCTGAATTCTTCCTAGACCTCCAGGATGCAGTGGGGTCGGAAATAGACCTTGTGGACATTAAAGCAGCAAATCCCGATCTTCTCAGCAGCATACTATCCGAAGGCGTGGTTGTCTATGAAGAATGA
- a CDS encoding DUF86 domain-containing protein, whose product MKNDAALIKMILAYCNKIDDCVTFFGGDEEDFLASDIYQSSCAFYILQIGELVKSISPETRSSNDNIRWKGIIGFRNVIVHNYGGVRPDALWNTIVEKIPELRSACEEIMAEIE is encoded by the coding sequence ATGAAGAATGATGCGGCCTTGATAAAAATGATATTGGCCTACTGCAATAAAATAGATGACTGTGTCACCTTCTTTGGTGGAGATGAAGAGGACTTCCTCGCAAGCGACATATATCAAAGCAGTTGCGCTTTTTATATTCTGCAGATAGGGGAGTTAGTAAAGTCCATATCGCCGGAGACAAGGAGCAGCAATGACAACATACGCTGGAAAGGAATAATAGGATTCAGGAACGTCATCGTTCATAATTATGGCGGCGTGCGGCCAGACGCCCTATGGAACACAATAGTGGAGAAGATTCCCGAATTAAGAAGTGCCTGCGAGGAAATAATGGCCGAGATCGAATAA
- a CDS encoding transcription initiation factor IIB: MAKTKEGTEEIEACPECGSHHLVRDYERGELLCEDCGLVLDDQFIDQGPEWRAFDVEQGEKRARTGAPMTYTIHDKGLSTEISWKNKDSYGKSIPTRNRAQLYRLRKWQRRIRVSNATERNLAFALSELDRMASAMGLPRNVRETAAMIYRKAVNKNLIRGRSIEGVVAASLYAACRQCGVPRTLDEVAGSSRVGRKEIGRTYRFMTRELKLKLMPTKPQDYVQRFCSELKLSGEVQSKAAEILKDASEKELTSGRGPTGVAAAAIYISSILCNERRTQREVADVAGVTEVTIRNRYKELTEKLGIEIAL; this comes from the coding sequence ATGGCAAAGACAAAAGAAGGAACAGAAGAGATTGAGGCTTGCCCCGAATGCGGAAGCCACCATCTTGTTCGCGACTATGAGAGAGGGGAGCTCCTGTGCGAGGACTGCGGATTGGTTTTGGATGACCAATTCATAGATCAAGGGCCGGAATGGAGAGCCTTTGACGTCGAGCAGGGAGAGAAGAGAGCGCGCACCGGCGCCCCGATGACGTATACCATTCATGATAAGGGTCTATCGACCGAGATCTCCTGGAAGAACAAGGACAGCTACGGTAAGAGCATCCCCACCAGGAACAGGGCCCAGCTGTACAGGCTCAGGAAATGGCAGAGGAGGATCCGCGTTTCCAATGCCACGGAAAGGAACCTCGCTTTTGCGCTTTCCGAACTTGACAGGATGGCGTCCGCAATGGGACTTCCGAGGAACGTCAGGGAAACGGCGGCCATGATATACCGGAAAGCGGTCAACAAGAACCTGATCAGAGGGAGGTCCATCGAAGGAGTGGTCGCAGCATCTCTATATGCAGCGTGCAGGCAGTGCGGCGTCCCGAGGACACTCGACGAGGTCGCCGGTTCGAGCCGCGTCGGAAGGAAGGAGATCGGCCGCACCTACAGGTTCATGACCCGCGAATTGAAGCTGAAGCTCATGCCCACCAAACCCCAGGACTACGTCCAGAGGTTCTGCTCCGAACTGAAACTGAGCGGAGAGGTCCAGAGCAAAGCCGCCGAGATACTGAAGGACGCATCCGAAAAAGAGCTCACCTCTGGAAGGGGGCCCACGGGTGTCGCCGCTGCGGCCATCTACATCTCATCCATCCTCTGCAACGAGCGCAGGACCCAGAGAGAGGTCGCCGACGTCGCGGGGGTCACCGAGGTAACCATCCGCAACAGGTACAAGGAACTCACGGAGAAGCTCGGCATCGAGATCGCACTCTGA
- the purE gene encoding 5-(carboxyamino)imidazole ribonucleotide mutase → MRKVLIIMGSKSDLPVAEKATALLKRFDIDHEVVVASAHRTPGRVQTIVESSDAGVFIAIAGLSAALPGVVAAHTCRPVIGVPVSGSVNLDALLSVVQMPPGIPVAAVGLDRGDNAAILAAEILGLSDTELSQKMKEYRKEMAEKVEADSEQAVSDVRR, encoded by the coding sequence ATGCGAAAGGTTCTCATCATTATGGGCAGCAAAAGCGACCTGCCGGTGGCGGAGAAGGCTACGGCCCTTCTTAAGAGATTTGATATAGATCATGAGGTGGTGGTGGCGTCCGCGCACAGGACGCCGGGGAGGGTCCAGACCATTGTGGAATCATCCGACGCCGGCGTGTTCATCGCGATCGCCGGGTTATCCGCCGCCCTGCCGGGGGTAGTTGCGGCGCATACCTGCAGGCCGGTCATCGGTGTCCCGGTCAGCGGAAGCGTGAACCTCGACGCTCTGCTTTCGGTGGTACAGATGCCTCCGGGGATACCGGTTGCCGCAGTCGGTCTCGACAGAGGCGACAACGCGGCGATCCTTGCCGCAGAGATATTGGGCCTTTCTGACACGGAGCTTTCACAAAAAATGAAGGAATACAGGAAAGAGATGGCGGAGAAAGTAGAAGCAGATTCAGAGCAGGCGGTTTCAGATGTCAGGCGTTGA
- the guaA gene encoding glutamine-hydrolyzing GMP synthase, with product MSGVDIFIVRAVEGLKEKIQGKAIIACSGGVDSTVSAVLASRAVGDRLLAIYVDTGLMRKGETEEVRIMLEEMKINYKIIDASEEFFSALSGIRDPETKRKTIGWLFIKVFEREAKKFGAEYLVQGTIAPDVIESGEDGKDTIKSHHNVGGLPKDMGMTVVEPLRELFKEDVREIARELGIRSSERQPFPGPALSVRCLDEVNPRNIAIVREACFIVEDEINKAAAEGKMTLPWQYFAVLLPIRSVGVQGDKRVYGRTIAIRAISSRDGMTATHSKIPLDVLDTISTRITDTMEDQVNRVVYDITNKPPSTIEWE from the coding sequence ATGTCAGGCGTTGATATTTTTATAGTAAGGGCGGTCGAAGGACTCAAAGAGAAGATACAAGGTAAAGCGATAATAGCATGCTCAGGCGGAGTTGACAGTACGGTATCCGCCGTACTGGCAAGCAGGGCCGTAGGCGACAGGCTGCTTGCGATCTATGTCGACACGGGGCTGATGAGGAAAGGAGAGACCGAAGAGGTCCGGATCATGCTTGAGGAGATGAAGATAAATTATAAGATAATCGATGCGTCGGAGGAGTTCTTCAGCGCTCTGAGCGGCATCAGAGATCCGGAAACTAAAAGGAAGACCATCGGCTGGCTGTTCATCAAGGTATTCGAGCGGGAAGCGAAGAAGTTCGGCGCAGAGTATCTCGTTCAGGGAACGATCGCGCCCGATGTAATAGAATCGGGGGAGGATGGGAAAGATACGATAAAATCCCATCACAACGTAGGCGGCCTTCCGAAAGATATGGGGATGACCGTCGTCGAACCGCTGAGGGAGCTGTTCAAAGAGGATGTCAGAGAGATCGCGAGAGAATTAGGAATAAGGTCCTCAGAAAGGCAGCCGTTCCCGGGCCCAGCCCTTTCCGTCAGGTGCCTGGACGAGGTCAACCCGAGGAACATCGCCATAGTAAGGGAAGCATGCTTCATCGTCGAGGATGAGATCAATAAGGCCGCGGCCGAAGGGAAGATGACGCTCCCCTGGCAGTATTTCGCGGTCCTCCTGCCGATAAGATCGGTTGGGGTACAAGGAGACAAAAGAGTATACGGCAGGACCATCGCGATCAGAGCTATCTCTTCCAGGGACGGCATGACCGCAACCCATTCAAAGATCCCTCTGGATGTGCTTGACACCATATCGACAAGGATCACAGACACCATGGAGGACCAGGTCAACCGTGTCGTATATGACATAACGAACAAGCCCCCGTCGACGATAGAGTGGGAGTGA
- a CDS encoding UPF0147 family protein: MADHIKQVIDILDNLAEDTSVPRNIRKGAADAKIRLMDTKDAMDVRATSAIIILDDLANDPNIPLHGRTLIWNVISQLEVLNAQG; the protein is encoded by the coding sequence GTGGCTGACCATATCAAACAAGTAATAGACATTTTGGACAATCTGGCCGAAGATACTTCGGTCCCGCGTAATATAAGGAAAGGCGCTGCCGACGCTAAGATCAGGCTCATGGACACGAAGGACGCGATGGACGTACGCGCTACAAGCGCCATAATCATACTCGACGACCTTGCGAACGACCCGAACATCCCGCTCCACGGAAGGACGCTCATCTGGAACGTCATAAGCCAGCTTGAGGTCCTGAACGCTCAAGGCTGA
- a CDS encoding DUF2029 domain-containing protein: MRTADNGVRRYQLILGSLFAAVSAIYLLAVHQTGMETEVMSVYFPYADELMHGGVPETEYPPLTLVFIAAPRLFAETPFCYNIAFVAEVCIFFMVGLLIMGKLAKRYNQSQHKAILAYTGLMLLLVEFAVDRYDMFPAILTLLSFYCLVTKRYALAFVLLSMATMTKLYPAVLFPIYLIPFLMNKDWRNALKGTGLFFAVAVLIALPFALLGPDSALNFFDYQMGRPLHIESVAASFIHIVSVLGMTDAFVLPGYGSEFLAGPWPDAAAQYLMPMMFAVLIAIYALYAYMLFGLRKDRQDNENDRMILLGGSVLLSLLAFILIGKIFSPQYIIWIVPFIIFMLMTSIDHVSKKRILMLSIAAIALTQLKFVMNTFVDGADIADINMLIILARNVVVLVLFAYVLWTCKKNIGRRWRRAQQPDA; this comes from the coding sequence ATGAGGACGGCGGACAACGGGGTCAGGAGATATCAGCTGATCCTCGGGTCACTCTTCGCGGCGGTTTCGGCCATATACCTTTTAGCGGTACACCAGACAGGGATGGAGACCGAGGTGATGAGTGTCTATTTCCCCTATGCGGATGAGCTGATGCACGGAGGCGTCCCGGAAACGGAGTATCCGCCGCTCACGCTGGTGTTCATCGCGGCGCCGAGGCTTTTCGCCGAGACCCCGTTTTGCTACAACATAGCATTCGTTGCGGAGGTTTGCATCTTCTTTATGGTAGGTCTCCTGATAATGGGGAAGCTTGCCAAAAGATACAACCAGAGCCAGCATAAGGCCATACTGGCATATACGGGGCTCATGCTGCTGCTGGTCGAATTTGCGGTCGACAGGTATGACATGTTCCCCGCGATATTGACTCTGCTGTCGTTCTATTGCCTGGTCACAAAGAGATATGCTCTCGCATTTGTGTTGCTTTCGATGGCCACCATGACCAAGCTGTATCCGGCAGTGCTGTTCCCGATATACCTTATCCCATTCTTAATGAATAAGGACTGGCGGAATGCGCTCAAAGGCACAGGCTTGTTCTTTGCCGTCGCCGTTCTTATCGCTTTGCCATTCGCATTGCTCGGGCCGGACTCGGCGCTTAATTTCTTCGATTATCAAATGGGCCGCCCGCTGCACATCGAGTCTGTGGCCGCGTCCTTTATCCACATCGTCTCCGTCTTGGGTATGACGGACGCATTTGTGCTGCCGGGGTACGGCTCAGAGTTCCTGGCCGGGCCGTGGCCGGATGCGGCCGCGCAATATCTGATGCCGATGATGTTCGCAGTGCTGATCGCGATATACGCGTTGTACGCGTACATGCTATTCGGGTTGCGGAAGGACAGACAGGACAACGAGAATGACAGGATGATACTTCTGGGAGGGTCGGTGCTTCTTTCGTTGCTCGCATTCATCCTGATCGGGAAGATATTCTCGCCTCAGTACATCATATGGATCGTTCCCTTCATCATTTTCATGCTGATGACGTCCATCGACCATGTTTCCAAGAAACGCATTCTGATGCTGTCGATAGCGGCCATCGCTCTGACGCAGCTGAAGTTTGTTATGAACACATTCGTCGACGGAGCGGACATCGCCGACATAAACATGCTGATAATATTGGCAAGGAACGTAGTGGTGCTGGTCCTGTTCGCATACGTTCTTTGGACCTGCAAAAAGAACATAGGAAGAAGATGGCGGCGCGCTCAACAGCCCGATGCCTGA
- a CDS encoding protein translocase SEC61 complex subunit gamma yields MKIEAKAEEFQDSFESKIKNLGRGKYGRILKMAHTPTREEYKRTCYIAAIGMILIGAVGFAILWIMTYLPSHF; encoded by the coding sequence ATGAAAATAGAGGCAAAGGCAGAGGAGTTTCAGGACAGCTTCGAGTCCAAGATAAAGAATCTGGGAAGGGGCAAATACGGAAGGATTCTCAAAATGGCCCATACGCCGACCCGTGAGGAGTACAAAAGGACGTGTTACATCGCGGCGATCGGAATGATCCTTATAGGCGCGGTAGGCTTTGCCATATTGTGGATAATGACCTACCTCCCGAGCCATTTCTGA
- a CDS encoding transcription elongation factor Spt5, which yields MSDLGKGDARAAGEETIKDVRAGTVAEWRFKLASSSSSALMKFDVSTGPDEDNAPEWNVTLYDATGSELWNNYRSVQEKKIDLPDNKPKEFKLEVICPKGARYGDEVNVRITATTQEGASAFRFGAVAKQSIMVLKTQMDQEKSVVDSLMSKAQLGEKDIYAIFSPPGLRGYVFVEGMNTDRLREKTRDIKKARSFVGGETDIDEISHYLVPVSAVIGIVEGDLVELINGPFKGEIARVQQIDQSKEEITVELIEAMVPIPVTVKGDSVRVIEKEK from the coding sequence ATGTCTGATCTTGGAAAAGGGGACGCCCGCGCGGCCGGGGAAGAAACCATCAAGGATGTCCGCGCAGGAACGGTCGCGGAATGGAGGTTCAAGCTCGCTTCGAGCTCATCGTCGGCGCTCATGAAGTTCGACGTGTCCACGGGACCGGATGAGGACAACGCTCCGGAATGGAACGTCACGCTTTATGATGCGACCGGGAGCGAACTTTGGAACAACTACCGTTCAGTACAGGAAAAGAAGATCGATCTTCCGGACAACAAACCCAAGGAGTTCAAGCTGGAGGTCATCTGCCCCAAGGGCGCCAGGTACGGCGACGAAGTGAATGTCAGGATAACGGCCACCACTCAAGAGGGGGCGTCCGCGTTCAGATTCGGCGCTGTAGCAAAACAGTCCATAATGGTCCTCAAGACGCAGATGGACCAGGAAAAGAGCGTCGTCGACAGCTTGATGTCCAAAGCCCAGCTGGGAGAGAAGGACATATATGCGATATTCAGCCCCCCCGGACTCAGAGGATATGTGTTCGTGGAAGGCATGAACACCGACCGCCTGAGGGAAAAGACCAGAGATATAAAGAAAGCCCGTTCCTTTGTCGGAGGTGAGACCGATATAGACGAGATAAGCCATTATCTGGTCCCGGTCTCCGCGGTCATAGGGATAGTGGAAGGAGACCTGGTCGAACTTATAAACGGCCCGTTCAAGGGCGAAATAGCCAGAGTGCAGCAGATAGATCAAAGCAAGGAAGAGATAACTGTGGAACTCATAGAGGCTATGGTACCGATCCCCGTCACCGTCAAAGGAGACAGCGTCAGAGTTATTGAAAAGGAGAAATAA
- a CDS encoding 50S ribosomal protein L11, whose protein sequence is MVTTVEALIDGGKATAGPPLGPALGPTGVNTGQVIAKINEKTNAFAGMKVPVKVVINDDKTFDIKVGTPPMSALVKSEMGLASGSSNTRTTKVADMTVEQAKKIATMKEDSLLGATLKARVLEVAGNCVSLGVTIDGKDPKVFQKDVKAGQYDDQF, encoded by the coding sequence ATGGTAACCACTGTTGAGGCATTAATAGATGGAGGCAAGGCCACCGCCGGCCCGCCTCTCGGTCCGGCCCTCGGCCCCACCGGCGTGAACACCGGTCAGGTCATCGCCAAGATCAACGAGAAGACAAACGCATTCGCCGGGATGAAGGTTCCCGTAAAAGTAGTGATAAACGACGACAAGACCTTTGATATAAAGGTCGGAACGCCGCCGATGTCCGCACTTGTTAAGTCGGAGATGGGGCTTGCAAGCGGTTCAAGCAACACAAGGACCACCAAAGTGGCGGACATGACCGTCGAGCAGGCAAAGAAGATAGCCACTATGAAAGAGGACAGCCTTCTCGGAGCGACGCTCAAAGCCCGCGTCCTGGAGGTCGCAGGTAACTGCGTCTCGCTCGGCGTTACCATCGACGGAAAAGATCCGAAGGTCTTCCAGAAGGATGTCAAAGCCGGTCAGTACGACGATCAGTTCTGA
- the trpA gene encoding tryptophan synthase subunit alpha, whose amino-acid sequence MLRPLPDTKGGVCTSNISKAFADKRSAGKKAFVAYIMGGDPDPDMTKEYILAMEQAGADIIEIGIPFSDPIAEGEVIQRANLRALASATDIDKLFETLRPLKGVVKVPLLFMTYLNPVFRYGYDRFFERCGRCGISGVIVPDMPFEEQGELLPFAEKHRIDIITLIAPTSQVRIEQAAKGAGGFIYLVSSLGVTGMRSSIRTDIGKIVAEIRRHTDVPIAVGFGIHSPEQAASLSEQADGIIVGSAIVRLVEEHGRDAGSVIADYIRNMKKAME is encoded by the coding sequence ATGTTGCGTCCATTGCCAGATACAAAGGGGGGAGTCTGTACGAGTAACATATCCAAAGCATTCGCTGACAAAAGGTCCGCCGGTAAAAAGGCATTCGTCGCATACATAATGGGCGGAGATCCTGACCCGGATATGACAAAAGAATACATCCTTGCGATGGAGCAGGCCGGAGCAGATATCATCGAGATAGGCATACCGTTTTCCGATCCCATCGCCGAAGGAGAGGTCATTCAGCGAGCCAACCTGCGCGCTTTGGCCTCGGCCACGGACATCGACAAACTTTTTGAAACTTTGCGGCCGCTGAAAGGCGTCGTCAAAGTGCCGCTGCTGTTCATGACATACCTGAACCCTGTCTTCAGATACGGGTACGACCGTTTCTTCGAAAGATGCGGACGGTGCGGGATCAGCGGAGTGATCGTCCCGGACATGCCTTTTGAGGAACAGGGTGAGCTGCTGCCGTTCGCGGAAAAGCATCGGATCGATATCATAACGCTCATCGCGCCCACCTCTCAGGTCCGGATTGAGCAGGCGGCAAAGGGGGCGGGGGGCTTCATCTACCTGGTCTCCTCCCTTGGCGTTACAGGCATGCGGAGCAGCATTCGGACCGATATAGGAAAGATAGTGGCAGAGATCAGGCGGCATACGGACGTTCCTATAGCGGTGGGATTCGGGATCCACAGCCCCGAACAGGCGGCGTCGCTCTCCGAACAGGCGGACGGCATCATCGTCGGCAGCGCGATCGTCAGACTTGTGGAAGAACACGGACGGGACGCGGGAAGCGTTATCGCCGATTATATAAGAAATATGAAAAAAGCAATGGAATGA
- the trpB gene encoding tryptophan synthase subunit beta, whose product MGDNKKGRYGDYGGQYVPETLMHALNELERAYELYKNDELFRGELNSLLEEYAGRPSRLYYAKNMTADLGGAKVYLKREDLNHTGSHKINNVLGQVLLAKKMGKTRVIAETGAGQHGVATATGAALLGMECEIFMGKEDTERQALNVYRMELLGAKVHQVTSGTQTLKDAINETLREWTSRVDDTHYVLGSVMGPHPFPMIVRDFQSVIGIEARQQILEKEGRLPAAVIACVGGGSNALGTFHRFIGDKDVRLIGCEAAGEGLDTCRHAATIAKGEVGIFHGMKSYFCQDECGQIAPVHSVSAGLDYPGIGPEHAYLFDSGRAVYESITDREAVEAFEYLSVTEGIIPAIESAHAVAYARKIAGDFDKDENIIICLSGRGDKDVASIARYKGGSLYE is encoded by the coding sequence ATGGGCGATAATAAAAAAGGACGGTACGGGGATTACGGCGGCCAATATGTGCCGGAAACACTGATGCATGCACTTAACGAGTTGGAGCGGGCGTATGAACTCTATAAGAACGACGAACTCTTCCGCGGGGAGCTGAACTCCCTTCTGGAGGAATACGCCGGGAGACCCTCCAGGCTTTACTACGCGAAGAACATGACCGCCGACCTGGGCGGCGCGAAGGTGTATCTGAAGCGCGAGGATCTGAACCACACCGGCTCCCATAAGATCAACAACGTTCTGGGACAGGTCCTCCTTGCAAAAAAGATGGGAAAGACCCGTGTGATCGCGGAAACGGGCGCGGGACAGCACGGCGTCGCCACCGCCACAGGCGCGGCGCTGCTGGGAATGGAATGCGAGATCTTCATGGGAAAAGAGGATACCGAACGCCAGGCGCTCAACGTATATCGCATGGAGCTGTTGGGCGCGAAGGTGCATCAGGTCACGTCCGGCACCCAGACCCTGAAGGACGCGATCAACGAGACCCTGCGGGAATGGACATCGAGAGTGGATGATACCCATTATGTTCTCGGTTCGGTGATGGGGCCTCATCCGTTCCCGATGATAGTCCGTGATTTCCAAAGCGTCATCGGCATTGAGGCAAGACAGCAAATATTGGAAAAAGAAGGGCGCCTCCCGGCCGCCGTGATCGCCTGCGTGGGCGGCGGCTCAAATGCATTGGGCACGTTCCACCGTTTTATCGGCGATAAAGATGTCAGACTTATCGGCTGCGAGGCGGCCGGCGAGGGGCTTGATACCTGCCGGCATGCCGCCACCATCGCCAAAGGAGAGGTAGGAATATTCCACGGAATGAAATCGTACTTCTGCCAGGATGAGTGCGGGCAGATAGCGCCCGTTCATTCTGTCTCCGCTGGGCTGGATTACCCCGGCATCGGTCCGGAGCACGCGTATCTTTTTGATTCCGGCAGGGCCGTTTACGAGAGCATAACCGACAGAGAGGCCGTGGAAGCATTCGAGTACCTGTCGGTCACCGAGGGTATCATCCCTGCAATAGAGTCAGCTCATGCGGTGGCATACGCAAGAAAGATCGCAGGGGACTTTGACAAAGATGAAAACATCATTATCTGCCTTTCGGGGCGCGGCGACAAAGATGTTGCGTCCATTGCCAGATACAAAGGGGGGAGTCTGTACGAGTAA
- a CDS encoding phosphoribosylanthranilate isomerase, which produces MYANVCLPDYAGFVFAPSKRRIGIERAAELRRLLDPGIECVGVFVNENVHKVAEVFKAGIIDIVQLHGDEDAEYIRTLRSMADAPVIKAVRVGEELVLPDSEPDYFMFDAFSEDLRGGGGKTFRWDAVKGYPRDYFLAGGINCGNVEAAIRMLDPFCVDVSSGVETDGKKDLDKMSEIVRRVRGVK; this is translated from the coding sequence GGCTTTGTGTTCGCGCCGAGCAAACGCCGGATCGGTATCGAGAGGGCCGCGGAACTGAGAAGGCTGCTGGACCCCGGGATCGAATGCGTGGGCGTGTTCGTGAACGAGAATGTTCACAAAGTTGCCGAAGTTTTCAAGGCGGGGATAATAGACATTGTCCAGCTCCACGGCGACGAAGATGCGGAATATATCCGGACGCTGCGGAGCATGGCCGACGCCCCCGTGATAAAAGCCGTTCGGGTGGGGGAGGAACTGGTCCTGCCTGACTCCGAACCTGATTATTTCATGTTCGATGCTTTTTCAGAGGATTTGCGGGGCGGTGGCGGAAAGACCTTCCGCTGGGATGCGGTGAAGGGGTATCCCCGCGACTATTTTCTGGCCGGAGGCATAAACTGCGGCAATGTGGAAGCTGCGATACGTATGCTGGATCCATTCTGCGTGGATGTGAGCAGCGGGGTTGAGACGGATGGTAAAAAGGATCTTGACAAAATGTCGGAAATTGTTCGAAGGGTAAGGGGCGTGAAGTAA